In one window of Patescibacteria group bacterium DNA:
- a CDS encoding TIGR00730 family Rossman fold protein produces the protein MVNKHYDFRNTIIWRIFRIMAEFVDGFELISDYRKSASIFGSSRVKEDDFYYQEARKLAKRLGKAGFAVVTGGAAGIMQAGNQGAKEAGAESVGLNISLPHEQKPNPYTTKSINFHYFFTRKVMLAFAAEAYVFFPGGFGTLDEFSELTTLIQTEKMKPVPIILVGKDYWQPLIDWLKGTLLKNEYISPKDLEIFQLVETADQAFELIQKSVKEIDKDGRAEF, from the coding sequence ATGGTAAACAAGCATTATGATTTTCGCAACACGATTATCTGGCGGATCTTCCGGATTATGGCTGAGTTTGTTGATGGGTTTGAGCTGATCTCTGATTATAGAAAAAGCGCCAGTATCTTTGGTTCGTCCCGGGTGAAAGAAGATGATTTTTATTATCAAGAAGCGAGAAAGCTGGCTAAGCGGTTAGGAAAAGCGGGTTTTGCGGTGGTAACCGGCGGAGCCGCCGGAATTATGCAGGCAGGCAATCAGGGCGCTAAAGAGGCTGGAGCTGAATCAGTCGGGCTGAATATCAGCTTGCCCCATGAGCAAAAGCCCAATCCTTACACCACTAAATCAATCAATTTTCATTATTTTTTCACCCGAAAGGTAATGTTGGCTTTTGCGGCTGAAGCTTATGTGTTCTTTCCGGGCGGGTTTGGCACTCTGGATGAGTTTTCAGAATTAACCACTCTGATTCAAACAGAGAAGATGAAGCCCGTGCCGATTATTCTGGTGGGCAAGGATTATTGGCAGCCATTAATAGATTGGCTTAAGGGCACGCTTTTAAAAAATGAGTATATCAGCCCAAAAGATTTAGAAATTTTTCAGTTAGTGGAGACTGCCGATCAGGCTTTTGAGCTGATTCAAAAATCAGTTAAGGAGATAGACAAAGACGGTCGAGCAGAGTTTTAG